The window CAACCCGGTCCGATGGTGACGCGATTACCCCGCACCACTTTTGCCCGGGTGTTTTCCAAGTGGATCTCATCTCCCTCGATCGTATCAACCTCCAGATGATGCGTGAATGACTTGAACCAAAATGAGAAACCCTTTTTCCGCACCTCGATTTTTTCGCCACCGATTTCCTTCGCCTGGCAGTCCCCGTACAGCTGCACCACGATTTGTCCTGCGTTCAACAGACCATCGATCGTGAAAATACCCTTGGCCGAGAAAGATTCCGCTTCCACATCATTTTTAACATTGAGCTGTCCTTTCAAGGCTACTTCTTCTGCCGTCACAGGACCGCCTACATGGAGTACCCCTTCCGCTTCCATCTTCCGACAGGACAAGTGTCCGCCGATCTCTGCATGACCGCGAACCTGGAGCTCTTCCGATTCCACACGGCCGTCTATCCGAGTGGAGCCGTATACTCTCACATCGCTTGCTTTCACGTTACCCGTGATGTGCGACTTGCCATGACATTTCAACTCCGTACACGCCAAATCTCCGTCCACGTGCCCGTCGCCGTGGATGGACACGCGGTCAAATTCGCCACCTGCAGTGCTTGCCCTTCCGGCCACAACAAAATCCCGGCGCTCTTTCCGTTCCATTCACATCCCTCCGTCCATCATGCTGATTTTCAGCTCTTCGGCACATTGTGCCAAAGAAAGGCGTACGACTACCTTGGCATCCGCTTCGATATGAAGCTCCTGAACAGAATCTGTCAACAGGCTGATCGCGATCCCCATCTTGCGGATGACCCACAACTCCCCCTTTTGTTCCCGAACATGGGAAGCATGCGCTTCCAGCATGGACCAGACGCGACGTGCCTCTTCCAAGCTGACATCGCCCGTTTTCAGTGTGCGGGCTACGACGTATAAGCGGAGGATTTCCTCAAAGTGAAGCGTCTTCGCCCCGGTCCACTCATCAGCAAACAAATCCCACACTTCTTTTGAAACAATGTTACGTTTGATAATCTCTTCAACAGGCAGCATCACCTTTGTCAGATTGGGGGACAATCGCTCCGCGATTTCATCCAAAGACAACTCATCTTTCATCCGCTTGATCTTGTTGATCCGGTCCAATATCTTCTGTTTTGGAAAAAAGGTTTCCTGACCCGTGTAGGTTGACTTGCGAATGAACCATTCCTCCGGAATCAGGTTCTTCCGCTTCCATCTGTACAGTTGACCGTATGAAATGCCGGTGAGCTGTAACAAC of the Polycladomyces subterraneus genome contains:
- a CDS encoding polymer-forming cytoskeletal protein, whose product is MERKERRDFVVAGRASTAGGEFDRVSIHGDGHVDGDLACTELKCHGKSHITGNVKASDVRVYGSTRIDGRVESEELQVRGHAEIGGHLSCRKMEAEGVLHVGGPVTAEEVALKGQLNVKNDVEAESFSAKGIFTIDGLLNAGQIVVQLYGDCQAKEIGGEKIEVRKKGFSFWFKSFTHHLEVDTIEGDEIHLENTRAKVVRGNRVTIGPGCDIGLVEYHDHFHRDHDAKVKESKKL
- a CDS encoding YhbD family protein, whose translation is MEEKLISKKELLQLTGISYGQLYRWKRKNLIPEEWFIRKSTYTGQETFFPKQKILDRINKIKRMKDELSLDEIAERLSPNLTKVMLPVEEIIKRNIVSKEVWDLFADEWTGAKTLHFEEILRLYVVARTLKTGDVSLEEARRVWSMLEAHASHVREQKGELWVIRKMGIAISLLTDSVQELHIEADAKVVVRLSLAQCAEELKISMMDGGM